AATACACGATGTGGATGAAAGGATTGAGGCACACCCTGCCGATTTGCCGGCTCAGAAGGCAATTCATCTCGCTCAATGATACATACCTCATCATAATAATCAGATAACATCCTTGCAGTGATTAACCCTGCGATACCTGCCCCGATCACCACAGCTTTTTTCATTTCGGACATCGCCACTTCACCCTCTCTAATCCATCATATTTTATCTACACTTGTAGCCCTATCAAAAAATTACTTATAATACCAATATACACTTGGAATCTCGTATCATGTAAGAATCATTTTGTTGATAATATATAGCTAAACTACAATAAGGAAATGATGTAGATGAAAATGATTGATAAAAAGGTGGATTTGAGAGTTACCCGAACTCATAAATTGTTAACGATGGCGCTACTCGATCTGTTATGTGAGAAAGGCCAGCTATTCAGCAACCTCACAATTAATGAAATATGTGACAAAGCTATGGTTCACCGAACAACGTTTTACAAACATTTCAAGGATAAATTTGCTCTGTTGTCCTCCACCCTAACATGGGCCCTTCGGGATTATTTACACATGAATGTAGAAGATCGATTACAGCAGCCTTTACAAAGCGTATCTAAAATTCTGTTTGGAAATGTACTGGAGACAATTGTGCAGAACCAACAGAATGATGAGGGGTTTAACAACTTTTTCATACATTATATCGGAGAGATATTCAGACAGGATTTTCTGGAATTGAAGAGAAGAGGTAAACAATTTTCACTTCCCATAGAACTTGTAGCGGAGTTTCACTCGGGGGTGATTCGTTT
The nucleotide sequence above comes from Paenibacillus sp. W2I17. Encoded proteins:
- a CDS encoding TetR/AcrR family transcriptional regulator, whose amino-acid sequence is MKMIDKKVDLRVTRTHKLLTMALLDLLCEKGQLFSNLTINEICDKAMVHRTTFYKHFKDKFALLSSTLTWALRDYLHMNVEDRLQQPLQSVSKILFGNVLETIVQNQQNDEGFNNFFIHYIGEIFRQDFLELKRRGKQFSLPIELVAEFHSGVIRLLVMWWIQHFEENVTAEQMDEYYYLLVNENIMLK